A window of Diospyros lotus cultivar Yz01 chromosome 14, ASM1463336v1, whole genome shotgun sequence contains these coding sequences:
- the LOC127790090 gene encoding uncharacterized protein LOC127790090, with the protein MGYGIDRLKGKWNHLRKVHRLFSELLGHTGFTWDPNTNKVNAPDEVWQHFYMINKSEYKIFKNEGCKNYETLGEIFSGTTATGGLGNASTQLPPTSEEERQMSIESNVVGNMRTDDLTDEDSSDDDFLFTDDIVANFGDKQLVKDGKKVRVEEGVAMFLMIVGHTTPYSIIEIICPAHQNVPHDRILHKFPYFKNCIGAIDGTHVAAWAPTSRQTSFRGRKTNITQNVMLTCDFDMKFTFVYSGWEGTANDSPVFIDVVIRTSNNFPMLCGVFLSLVEDEDIICVIMLDEEDCVEMKNCSTIDIPCVVTLLNVALEF; encoded by the exons ATGGGTTACGGCATAGATAGATTAAAGGGGAAATGGAACCATTTACGTAAGGTACATCGCTTGTTCTCAGAACTTTTAGGACATACAGGTTTTACATGGGATCCAAATACCAACAAAGTTAATGCTCCAGATGAAGTTTGGCAACACTTTTATATG ATTAACAAGTCTGAGtacaaaatattcaagaatGAAGGATGTAAGAACTATGAAACTCTAGGAGAGATATTTAGCGGGACTACAGCTACTGGAGGATTAGGCAATGCTTCCACTCAGCTTCCTCCAACATCAGAGGAAGAAAGGCA GATGTCAATTGAATCAAATGTGGTTGGTAATATGCGTACCGATGATTTGACTGACGAAGATTCAAgtgatgatgattttttatttacggATGATATTGTTGCGAATTTTGGGGAT AAGCAGTTGGTGAAAGATGGAAAAAAAGTAAGGGTCGAGGAGGGCGTTGCTATGTTTCTGATGATTGTAGGGCACACTACACCATATAGTATTATTG AGATAATATGTCCGGCACATCAAAATGTGCCACATGATCGGATTTTGCACAAATTTCCTTACTTTAAGAATTGCATAGGCGCAATAGATGGAACACATGTTGCAGCTTGGGCACCTACATCGAGACAAACATCTTTCCGTGGAAGGAAAACCAATATAACACAAAATGTGATGTTGACGTGTGATTTTGATATGAAGTTCACATTTGTGTATTCTGGATGGGAAGGTACTGCTAATGATTCGCCAGTATTCATTGATGTAGTCATAAGAACTTCAAACAACTTTCCAATGCTATGTGGAG TTTTCTTGTCCCTTGTCGAGGACGAAGATATCATCTGCGTGATTATGTTGGACGAGGAAGACTGCGTGGAAATGAAGAACTGTTCAACTATAGACATTCCTTGTGTCGTAACATTATTGAACGTTGCATTGGAGTTTTAA